A genome region from Bdellovibrionales bacterium includes the following:
- the tadA gene encoding tRNA adenosine(34) deaminase TadA, with amino-acid sequence MRDDLKWMEHCLVLARRAYDLGEVPVGAVVVREGELISEAFNHREADQTVLGHAEILALKLACEKLGSWRLTGCTLITSLEPCLMCAGAIIQSRVSDLVYGASDSKGGAQSLFQLFDAPQHNHHVQHHAGVLADESSQLLKKFFSERRKKSNSLSEE; translated from the coding sequence ATGCGTGATGATTTGAAGTGGATGGAACATTGTTTGGTTTTGGCTCGGCGGGCTTATGATTTGGGAGAGGTTCCTGTGGGGGCTGTGGTGGTTCGCGAGGGAGAATTGATTTCGGAGGCGTTTAATCATCGCGAGGCGGATCAGACGGTTTTGGGGCATGCGGAGATCTTGGCTTTGAAGTTGGCTTGCGAGAAGCTAGGGAGCTGGCGCTTGACCGGTTGTACTTTGATCACTTCGTTGGAGCCGTGTTTGATGTGTGCTGGGGCGATTATTCAGTCGCGGGTTTCGGATTTGGTGTATGGGGCTTCGGATTCCAAAGGGGGTGCGCAATCCTTGTTTCAACTTTTCGATGCTCCTCAACACAATCATCATGTTCAACATCACGCAGGTGTACTCGCCGATGAATCTTCTCAACTCCTTAAAAAGTTTTTTTCGGAGCGTCGTAAAAAATCGAATTCCTTGAGTGAAGAATAA
- the rpsU gene encoding 30S ribosomal protein S21, protein MSLVKLRDGESFEQAFRRFKKSCEKSGVLSEVKKREHYEKPGVRKKKKSLSARKRVVKKQRRFGDY, encoded by the coding sequence ATGTCATTAGTAAAACTAAGAGACGGTGAAAGCTTTGAACAAGCGTTCCGCCGTTTCAAAAAATCCTGCGAAAAATCTGGAGTTCTTTCCGAAGTTAAAAAGAGAGAACACTACGAAAAACCGGGCGTTCGTAAAAAGAAGAAATCTCTTTCTGCGCGCAAACGTGTTGTGAAGAAACAAAGAAGATTCGGAGATTACTAG
- a CDS encoding GatB/YqeY domain-containing protein, translated as MSLKLKITEDTKEAMKAKDMAKVSTLRFLTAAVKNKEIEVRPNTITEDDILNVIKKSVKQRQDSIEMYEKGGRLDLVEQEKLELKIIESYLPQQLGASEVEAIVKKIIASTGATSIKDMGAVMKAVQAETKGAADNKVVSELVRKALQA; from the coding sequence ATGTCTTTAAAGTTAAAGATTACAGAAGATACCAAAGAGGCGATGAAAGCCAAAGACATGGCGAAGGTGAGCACCCTTCGCTTTTTAACCGCAGCGGTTAAAAACAAAGAGATCGAAGTTCGTCCGAACACGATCACCGAAGACGATATCTTAAATGTAATCAAGAAATCTGTGAAGCAACGTCAAGACTCCATCGAAATGTACGAAAAAGGTGGACGTCTTGATCTCGTCGAGCAGGAAAAACTCGAGCTTAAAATTATCGAGAGCTACCTTCCTCAACAACTGGGGGCGAGCGAAGTGGAAGCGATCGTTAAAAAGATTATCGCGAGCACTGGTGCCACCTCAATCAAGGATATGGGCGCGGTGATGAAAGCCGTGCAGGCCGAAACTAAAGGTGCCGCCGATAATAAAGTGGTGAGTGAACTCGTTCGCAAAGCCCTCCAGGCATAA